The sequence CGACGAAAGATCGAACAGGGCCACACCGACGGCATCTCGCCTTGCCTTTGCCAGTTCGGGGATGTAGGTGGCGGTCCTTCCGCCCCGCCACGCGTCTCCGCACTCATTTACAATCGAGTCAAGCAGCTTCTGCATCTCGTCCCCCCCTTCGAATTCTTGCCTCCAAAGACCGTGCACGCCCGCAGGCGCGGGCCTCACTCCGAGTAGCTTCCAAGGTGCTTGGCGAAGAAGCTCTCCATAGCCCGGTAGAGGTCGAATCTGTTCTCTTCGTTCTGGAAGCCGTGTCCCTCGTTCTCCTTGACCATGTACTCGACGTCGATGCCGCGCTTTCTCAAAGCCTCGACTATCTGGTCTGACTCGGCCTTTTTCACTCTCGGATCGTTGGCCCCTTGAGCCACGAGGAGGGGTGCCTTGATCTTGTCCGCGTGGAATACAGGGGAAGCGGCCCTCAATAGGTCCTGCTCCGTCTCCGGGTCCCCTATCTGCTCGTAAAGCATCTTCCTTCCCAGCTCCCAGTAGGGGGGAATCGTCTCCAGAAGAGTGAATATGTTGGAGACCCCGACGTAATCCACACCGCATGAGTACAGATCGGGAGTGAAGGCCAGTCCGGCGAGCACAACGTAGCCGCCGTAGGAACCTCCGAATATTCCTATCCTCTTCGGGTCCGCTGTGCCTGAGTCGATCATCCACTGGACGCCGTCGGTTATGTCGTCCTGCATTGCCCGGCCCCACTCCTTGAAGCTCGCCTCCCAGAAGGCGCGCCCATACCCGGTGGAGCCGCGGAAGTTCATCTGCAGCACCGCCAGGCCGCGACTTGCCAAAAACTGCACCACTGGGTTGAAGCCCCAGACATCGCGGACCCACGGGCCTCCGTGCGGATGTATCACCACCGGCAGGTTCTTTCCGTCAGAGCCGGGAGGAAGGGTGAGGTACCCGTGGATCGTCAGCCCGTCACG comes from Synergistaceae bacterium and encodes:
- a CDS encoding S9 family peptidase, with protein sequence ALLIANSDRTAGTYYFYDMANRELKKLEDVTPWLPEERMAPMKAISYRARDGLTIHGYLTLPPGSDGKNLPVVIHPHGGPWVRDVWGFNPVVQFLASRGLAVLQMNFRGSTGYGRAFWEASFKEWGRAMQDDITDGVQWMIDSGTADPKRIGIFGGSYGGYVVLAGLAFTPDLYSCGVDYVGVSNIFTLLETIPPYWELGRKMLYEQIGDPETEQDLLRAASPVFHADKIKAPLLVAQGANDPRVKKAESDQIVEALRKRGIDVEYMVKENEGHGFQNEENRFDLYRAMESFFAKHLGSYSE